The genomic window tcTCGTTTAATACGCGAAACTGTTTTCCAATTCATCCTTTCTTTCAATTATTCTTCCATAAAATCTTACAATTCCATTGCTGTTCTTCCTCGCATATTTATCACTattcatttattaaatttacttaattatgtttttttcctCTTTCTTTCATGTTTTTATTCAGAGGTATAAAAATGTCATAGATTTAAATTCTAAAAGCATTTCCTGCAAAGACTAATTACTGTTTGttaatttatcaataattttcttttttattgttcTCCATAGTTTTGTTACTTGACATAAAGGCTCATTATATCGTACACAATGTAACATCATTCAACTTTATTAACAAATTGACGATCATTTTATAGTGATTTGTTAATTTCCGGAAATCGCAACCCTTCTATAATTGTAAATTGAATTGTCTGTTCATTCGTTCTGTCATTATCAGTGATGCTAGTAATTGCAGAAAATCAATTGCTGCATGAACGAGAGAGAAATACATTATTAGACTTTGATAATTATTGATTATGGTTTTTTTTAGAtcattcatacatatataacattgtagccCAATtaacgaaggaagacaactttttgacccgtgccctgaccgggcctcgaactcacgagctacggcacccaatcgcctagccagaaatacccacagaACATACCGCTGCGCCaaatcggcgttcttaaaaagaaagtttagtttaaacaacatttatttgaaataagtaATACAATACAGTAAATCAAAAGTATACAAGAGGATTTGGTAACAAgcttcaatggcgcagtgatagtCGGCCCGATATTCTGACATGATTATTGTtgaagtcgtctattagatgatatgaatacctggatcgaaatgtatttatatatatggatacatgtatataacattgtaacccaaatgacgaaggaagacaactttatggCCCGTGCCCTGATCGGGcttcgaactcacgatctacggcacccattcacctagccagaaatacccacagcaCCACACATCCGCGTTCTCAATAAGAACTTACTCAATTATATACACTTTCTCTTTCTGTCATGttttttatacagatatttgtatatttatttacaaatttatattgttattattcaTTCACCAGATTATTTGGAGTGTGTATccccaatgtacatgtattgatatattatataagtgttAAATTTCGAGTCAAATGTAAAATAtgagtatatatacatttatgtgatAATTATTAGTATTGATATGCATATTTAATATCAATCCCATCCATCCtaatttcttttcaaaaccTCCTGATATGAAATAGTTAGTCTGAGCATGCGTTAATTCATTTGTATGATTGTTTGCTTTATCAGTAAATAAATTTCCCAAGCTAGTCTGATAATAGCAACAACAGGTTTGGCTTTACTTCAGTCGTTACGACGTAAGCACCAAATAAATAGTGGAAAACGGGAGATAACTCTGGTTCTAGACGAGAAACATTTCAtgttcggcatagccgtatactaTTCTTTTGACCCCGGGATATGatgcgacaggtggcgttactggtcaaaatgaagtatgtgattggtcaatgtagcgggaaatgcaaaatgcagaatGCACTTAAAACGAAACAatgttaagattgaatgcaagctgaatgaGTGGATCTATCTTTTTTCAAATGATACTTGAATACAATTATTTTCATGATtgaaatgcagtcttattatcaccaaaaatgattcaaaattatattaatttattatctgtgctgaaacgcattagttcgttaatttatttcaccagcagttttacattataactaccagcattaaaaTTATGCcctttatctttttaaaagatatttcttgttttgttttgttttgttttggttttttttgtttattttgcttCTCCTTTCTCTCAGTTTTGCTCAAATTTAAACTCATATTGCCTTAATGTATGATCAAACGCCGATTGCTATCACTTTGGTTTCCTTATAGCTGAATTTCAACGAATTATGATCGGTAAAGTGCTTGTtactgtaataggaaggagtaatggaAAATACCCTGCCCGTGCCAGGCTTCGAACTAAGGACCtttcgctctcaaggcaaacatcctacctcTAGGCCAAAGAGAAAATGCTctctagtctgagctagtaagatGACCTTAATGATACTTTTACAGTTACCTAAGAACAAGTTGAGAAATgcgaatgaaaaaaaatgttgtatgtttttctttcttttttcagaCCTAGACTGCTCTAATATATGTTTTCCTTTAGTAAAATTCCTTTTGTGaattgtgattttatttttaaaaattaaaacaaaaaagaatcaaaacaaaataaaaaaaacccaaaaaacaaacaaacaaacgattTCTTAAATTTACCTTAATGACTATTTGGTTTGTTCTAGTTTAACGGtcgtgcctggttttggaggtggaggaaagccggagtacccggagaaaaaccaccggcctacggtcagtacctggcaactgctccacgtaggtttcgaactggcaacccagaggtggagggctagtgataaagtatcgggacaccttaaccactaggCCACCGCGCCCCCTCCTTAATGACTACAAGATACATCCCGGCAACAACTTAAAACTTACACATGATTCCTAGCTGAAACATTTCCAGAACATGGACCTACATTGACGATAAGTACACCGTCGCGATTATGGTACCAAGAgtaaaagtaatatatataaacttgaGATAAAATATGTCCAGGACGTCGACTACACGTTTCCAATCAACTGTATTGTCATCTTTGTTTACCCTCGAAACCTGCATGTTTTCGGCATCTCCGACCACGGCGACTTCCGGTTTGACCTTTCTGTAACCGGAACAGGATAGAATGTTAATCAGTCTCACAAGCCAAAGAGGCACGGGGACATCGTCTTCTCGGTGGTACATGCGAAGCTGGAAACAGTTCAAAACTGCGATCCAACCACTGAAAACAAGCGCTCCGAAAGTCACGAATGAAAGGGCCGCCATTGGACTAGATGTCTGCGGCAATGAAGCGTTGATAACCATCATGAATACAGTGTATGACAGTAACATGGTCAAGGTGTATCCGGACCTTTCTCCACAGTCACAGGGCAGGATAAAGACAAGCGGGTTGAGGAAGCCGAGGAAATATACCGGAATCAACGTGTTCACTATGTGGTACAGTGGAAGTCTCGTTAACATGAGACTAATCGTCAGAAAAGGATATCCATTTTTATTTATAGATCTCAGTTCGGTTTTCGTAACTGTCCATTCCCCATTCAGTTCGTAATACGTGTAATCGAGTTCTGCAGCAACTGCAGTGAGTAGTATATCATTAGCCATGTACATCCACGGTAGTATTTCCAGTGAGCAGTTTTGGACGTCAAAAGGAAATTTGGCTACATCCGGCGAGCATTTGACTTTCATAATTCCCCCGGGCATCATTTGTACGTCCCCATTAAACATAATAGATACTTTGAAAGTACCACTGCCTATTGGGACAAATGTATCTGCGGCTTTCACATTGAAGAGCTCTGGAGCCCAAACTTTAGATTGCGGGATGATTATATAGCTTACGTTATTGTAAGTAGAAGCGTTCCAAATCAGCGCTTCATCTTTCCATTTTAATCCCAGAACAATTACAGACTCAAGGGTCCCCGCAACTTCGTCAAAGTCGTTGATGGCTAATAGATAGCCCATAACTTCTATGTTCAAAACACTATTTGCTGTTGACACAGGGCGAACCTCTTTTGTATATCCGGAGGTTATGGCGGTGTAAATGTCCTTTTGAGTGGTGGAAGCCGCAAAATCAGCAACACGAAAACACgaaaataaaacgaaaaataCGTAAACTCTGTTCGCCATTTTCGACCCGGGGATTCTGGTTGCGCGGTGTTGATGTTAAATCGCTaagtgtctgttgtgtggacgcgccaatagtttatatagggattCAATTAATGATTTCAGATCTTGTTAAGGTAGATTGAGTAACTGTTAATTGTTATCGCGCAGATAAGAATCACGCTATCAGCCAAATCTTTAACGTTGTTTTGTATATCTTCATGCATGTGCATGGTCTAATAAATCAATGATTACAACCGACAGGCTCTTTATACGGGTGAATAATGTCATTTAGTAAAACAAGATACTGAACAGTCATtttaatatcacattttataaaGGGGGAGGGGTTATAATCAAGGGGTaatatttgttcaatatttCAGAGAAGATACAAAATCGTtcgatatattatttatagatttttttaatatgcAAAAACATGTAGCACTTTCTAATACATTATCGGTATTATGAAATTTGGAAGTGTAACATTTCTGGTTTTTATTATTCAATGATAACTTAATCTTGCTTGAAGCACCCATTTTCATCGGCCCAAACATACATAATGTTAAAAATGAGGTCGTCGTTCGAACGGctaataaaacatgttatgGAAAACTTGGGGGGAAAAAcgaatacatttgtatattctCATTTGCGGTTTATGATCAAAGTAATCAAAGTACACCCCGTTTCATAACATAGAAAACGTATACAAGTTAATAATTTAATTAGTTAATGTTATTTCAAAGCAATGACAAATCTATTAAATTATAGACTATATACATTTCATTACTGTTGTGATCGTGTTGCTTTAACAGATTCTATCGTGAAGCGCACATATTGTGATACTtgaggtatataattatatataatgaggtGTTATATAATGAAATACGTAACATTACCTATAACACGTGTTGATAATTGGGTCGAATTCCATATCAAATAAGATTATTAAATGTTATTAAGATGAGCGAGATATTGTTAGATCTTTGATAAGTCAACCGtggtattattttttattcatttgacctaattaattgattttaagtGGTGGCATGAGCGAGACAGAGTATTGCGTAATGTCGATAAGATAAACTATGaaaatgtctgtctgtctgtctgtctgtctgtctgtctgtctgtctgtctcactctctctatctctctgtctctgtctctgtctgtctctctctctgtctctctctccctctgtctctctgtctctcacTCTCCCGCTCTCTCGCTCTCGCTCTCTCGCTccctctctctctgtctctctgtctctgtctctctgtctctctctctctctctctctctctctctctctctctctctctctctctctctctctctctctatctctctctctctctctctctctctctctctctctctctgaaaAAATGTGGATCTCAGAAAATTAAGTAAACATGCAATATGAAGAAAAGAATTTATGAGAACGTTCATGAACTTATAGACGATATTATTACGTTTATTTGACCCAAAATCGTACTGGAAACTTGTAAAACGACTCGTGAAATCAGGTGGACACTACCAAAACTTACTACAACGATGTCGATGAAGCCTGCAAATTCAATGACTATTTTTGTAGTATAAACCGTGTTAATGATGGTAATATTCTTACCCTGaaaccatgtctggtgtaggggccctacatcagacatggtgtcagggatagaggaaactcgggttagTAATATTTCACTTCCGTTGGTTGAATCTAAAAGTGATAAACGTTTTGTATTTTTGCGATTAAATCATTCagaaattaaagatattttacagGTTTTAAGGCTCGGGAAAGCTTCGGAAGGGGAGGGGATCCGTCCTCATGTGCTGAAGTATACTGCTAATTCTTTCTGCACACCActtgaaatacatgtacttttcaaTATATTACTCTCCTCGCGTATATATCCAGTTAAGTGGACATTTGAAACTGTTATGTCGCTTTTCAAAAAGGGAAATCGACATACGCCATGTAATTATAGACCTATATCATTACTACGTGTATCTACAGTTGGTTCGAGCGGCCGGGGTGGCggagtggttaatgtgtcccgacacctctgggttgcgagttcgaaacccacgtggggcagttgccatgtACTAACCGTtggccgatggtttttctctgggtactccggctttcctccacctccaaaacctggcacgtccttaaatgaccctggctgttaataggacgttaaacaaaacaagcaaacaaaccaaaagtgTTCGAgcgtgtaatatatatatatatattttaaattgctcattttaaaatatgtacgtATTGCCTTAgaagaataaaaacatacatgCATTTTTCTCTGTGATATATCTAAAGCTTTTGATCGTATTTGGCACAGGGGCCAAATAGCAAAATTAGAAGCATACGAAAGAGGTATGGTTGTTTTCCGCTGATAGTCTGGgctaaatatacaggtaaaatatcacgtgaccctAGTGATTCCCCCactaccaaaatagatcgtcatggtcaattggtttggtttggtttgatttggtttatttagtttaacgtcctattaacagctaaggtcatttaaggacggcctcccgtgcgtgcgacatgcatgcgtgtggtgagtgcgtatgtgtgttttgggaggctgcggtatgttcgtgttaagtctccttgtgataggccggaacttttgccgatttatagtgctacctcactgaagtatattgccgaagacacccagcagcagaccccacccggtcacattatactgacaacgggcgaaccagtcgtcccactccaaacatgctgagcgctaagcaggagtagcaactaccatttctAAAGACTATGCATGAtatggtatgtctcggcaaggggacagaacccaaagccttcctcaaaggggcgaacgctcaactaaaggccaaaagtgaggcattgtcaagggtgacattaggaagaagaaagttgttaagaaggaagagaaaagataatatcccaaatttagtcgcctcttacgatcatgcaatgggggcagcaggtacaattcgtacgccctacctgcagggcagcttAAAAGATGTCAAGCGAAAGAAGCGACTGACATGGTGTTTAGAAAAACGGCGATGGACTGTAAATAAACAATGGGAAAATGTTATATTCAGTGATGAATCCGAGGTGATGATTGGATAAACCAACCGGGTTTACGTGTGGAGACCGGCAAATGAAGCTTACCGTCCTGAGTGCATGAGTGTCGGAAGGGGACGGACGATTTCTGTTATGGTGTGGGGGTGCATCAGTTGGTTTGGACCTGGAACTTTGTGTCATGTACAAGGAAATATAAATGctcaaaaatatattgacatattaGATGAACATTTATGGCCAGTTTTAGCCCGTCATTTTACTAACCAAAGATATATGTTTCAAGATGACAATGCCCCCGTCCATAGAGCCCATATAGTGGAAAGATGGAAACATGAAAACGGTATCCGAGGCATGTTATGGCTAGCTCAATCACCGGACATCAATATTATTGAGAATATTTGGctcaaaatcaaaatggaaCTGCAAAAACAGGCCGCCAAAATCAACACTTATCAGTTGTTCCAATCTATACTCGCCGTATGGCAGAATTTATCCTCGGAATATGTGCAATCTTTATTTAATTCGATTCCCAGGAGAGTAATGGCATGTATACGTTCCAAGGGGCACCTGACCAAGTATTGAAGGCaaatatgtgttgttttttttcaaaaagcgCTTCTTGTATTCCAAGCGAGACAACTCGAACTAAAACGCCAGCCATTTTTCCGCGAATACTTTTGGCACGGcgctgatatatatatatatatataaactggtagggttttgaaaattgcatgaatacacaatctgatcaagtatATAGAACCACACAAACATGTgcgagacaagctatgctgttctccaacagctcttgtttatATTTGGAGAAAAACTTTGTAGCATTTTCCCGTATATAACAAATACCACGTGTTGACTTAATTGATGACATACGAGAAACACTATTATATGTAATTCTTGTTTACTACAAAGCAAAGGTCACTCGTGTAAAGTTCTTTATTTTTCTGATCATGTCATATCCTACATCAATTTAgtatttcttttaaaacattatGCTACAATTATCCCGTATTATTTCTAACAAATATGCATTCTGCTGAAGTGTGTCTTAGACCTTTAGACGAGATTGATTGTTTCCtagcataaaaaaaaaaaaaaaaaactattgttatGCGTCTCCGTGCTGGTAGGATTTTGGACAATTTTTGTAACAGAGCGTATAactaatttaattaaaatcactGCCTTTGGGTATGTGATCAAGTACAAAATCTTATTCAGTATTCGTATTATTAAACAAAACAGGTGGTTGGATGGCATAGTGGTAATACACTTGCCTTTTACTTAGGCGGGCCG from Pecten maximus chromosome 1, xPecMax1.1, whole genome shotgun sequence includes these protein-coding regions:
- the LOC117321509 gene encoding neuronal acetylcholine receptor subunit alpha-3-like; translation: MANRVYVFFVLFSCFRVADFAASTTQKDIYTAITSGYTKEVRPVSTANSVLNIEVMGYLLAINDFDEVAGTLESVIVLGLKWKDEALIWNASTYNNVSYIIIPQSKVWAPELFNVKAADTFVPIGSGTFKVSIMFNGDVQMMPGGIMKVKCSPDVAKFPFDVQNCSLEILPWMYMANDILLTAVAAELDYTYYELNGEWTVTKTELRSINKNGYPFLTISLMLTRLPLYHIVNTLIPVYFLGFLNPLVFILPCDCGERSGYTLTMLLSYTVFMMVINASLPQTSSPMAALSFVTFGALVFSGWIAVLNCFQLRMYHREDDVPVPLWLVRLINILSCSGYRKVKPEVAVVGDAENMQVSRVNKDDNTVDWKRVVDVLDIFYLKFIYITFTLGTIIATVYLSSM